One genomic window of Planctomycetia bacterium includes the following:
- a CDS encoding LLM class flavin-dependent oxidoreductase: MTLPSARYRCFLLGSETLLAECGEILLAQGHELLGVITSAPKLALWASGRGLRVVDAAGDYAAALREQPFDYLFSITHLAIVPDAVLSLAERGAINFHDGPLPRFAGLNTPVWALLEGAQSYGVSWHWMVAGIDAGDILAQKPVDITPDDTAFSLNTKCFQAGIESFAELIGLLTLGGINARRQEAEGRRYFGKFHRPSAAGALDWRQPAAELATLVRALDHGRHRNPVCSPKVRINDQVLVVGEALAIAAAEDELAEPGTILEINDQELHIATGDGTLAVRRFATTCGREQSIADVVARHGLTVGQAFDLLSDSEAERLTTLNAQLARGEDYWVRRLPTLDAAAIPYVGGDIQASEIPLYVDVRQVIPADFVDRYFDDGAADALVCALAGYLARVGEKNAFDLGYADAALHEAVGDLTGWTATHVPLRFEIDPSQTLAATLAANAPHFAAVRKHPTYLHDLLGRNPPLYDRPELAAGTALPIVIDCRDDIATFRPSGRAALVAVVSIRQRMIRWMYDSALVSSAAFSTMRLQFSHFLAGLSALPQAKLAEIELLSTSEKKMILHGWNATAVDYRRDATVATLFAEQAARTPDAVAVVFENRSLTYAKLNERAGRLAAHLQTLGVGPDRLVGIHLERSEKLVVAVLAVLKAGGAYLPLDPNYPDDRLAFMIDDAAAPVIITERETIDRLPSHRAAVVDIDADWSAIAELAPSDAANNARPENLAYVIYTSGSTGKPKGVMIEHRNVVNFFVGMDGRLEHDPAGTWLAVTSLSFDIHVLELLWTLTRGFQVIMHRDRERTLAPAIATTSDAHSARKMDFSLFYFSADSEEHSADKYRLLLEGAKWGDAHDFCAVWTPERHFHSFGGLYPNPAVTGAAVAAITKNVQIRAGSIVLPLHHPLRVAEEWQVVDNLSNGRAAISVAAGWQPNDFVLMPQNYRDAKSAMFRDLEIVKRLWRGEAVEFPGATGAPISVRTLPRPIQKEIPVWVTTAGNIETYRMAGAVGANVLTHLLGQTIEELAPKIAAYRAERAAHGFDPEAGVVSLMLHTFVGEDESEVRNLVRGPLKAYLGTSLNLLKQYAWAFPAFTRRKEMAGDQGTDFDSLTPDEQDALLEFAFERYYETSGLFGNSARCLAMVDRLKAIGVGEIACLIDFGIPTETVLAHLPQLNDVRLGSNTAASSTAEFEHHDIAFAPDSGDYSLAALLERHHVTHFQCTPSLARMLLSDDAGRAAVGGLKNFLIGGEALPVDLAADLERLVGGTVINMYGPTETTVWSTTQVVGGAPGPIPIGRPIANTQLYILDAARAPVPVGVAGELYIGGDSVTRGYLNRAELTAERFVPDPFAARSAARMYRTGDLVRYRADGVVEFLGRTDHQVKIRGHRIELGEIEARLTAHAGVRQCVVVPREIAAGDVRLVAYYVADAATVGTTIDDAELRKHVRDQLPDYMTPSHFVALVALPLTPNGKIDRKALPAVEVAPATVAAASFVAPESELEVQIAALWQDLLGREQVGLDDNFFDIGGHSLLVVRMHRRLAQAITVPVALTDLFRFPTIRTLTAHLTGPSSSADAAAETADRAKQRRDSLDRRRRTATRR; the protein is encoded by the coding sequence ATGACGTTACCATCCGCACGCTACCGCTGTTTTCTCCTCGGATCCGAGACGCTGCTGGCCGAATGCGGCGAGATCTTGCTCGCCCAAGGGCACGAGCTTCTCGGCGTGATTACTTCGGCCCCGAAGCTCGCGCTCTGGGCCTCGGGCCGTGGGCTGCGCGTGGTCGATGCCGCCGGCGACTATGCCGCGGCGCTGCGTGAACAGCCATTCGATTATCTCTTCAGCATTACGCATCTCGCGATCGTGCCCGATGCCGTGCTTTCGCTTGCCGAACGTGGCGCGATCAACTTTCACGACGGCCCGCTCCCCCGTTTCGCAGGCCTGAACACTCCGGTTTGGGCGCTGCTCGAAGGAGCGCAAAGCTATGGAGTCTCTTGGCACTGGATGGTCGCGGGGATCGATGCCGGCGACATACTCGCGCAAAAACCCGTCGACATCACGCCCGACGATACCGCGTTCTCGCTCAACACGAAATGCTTCCAGGCCGGTATCGAATCGTTCGCCGAACTCATCGGCCTGCTTACGCTCGGCGGCATCAACGCGCGTCGGCAAGAAGCGGAAGGGCGGCGCTATTTCGGAAAGTTCCATCGTCCCTCGGCGGCCGGAGCGCTCGACTGGCGCCAGCCTGCCGCGGAGCTAGCCACGCTCGTGCGGGCTCTCGACCACGGACGCCATCGCAACCCCGTCTGCTCGCCGAAAGTGCGCATAAATGATCAAGTGCTGGTAGTCGGCGAGGCCCTCGCAATTGCGGCAGCGGAGGATGAACTTGCCGAGCCGGGCACCATCCTCGAAATCAACGACCAAGAACTCCACATCGCTACCGGCGACGGCACGCTGGCCGTGCGTCGTTTCGCCACGACCTGCGGCCGCGAGCAGTCGATCGCCGACGTCGTCGCACGACATGGGCTCACGGTGGGCCAAGCGTTCGATCTGCTTTCGGATTCGGAAGCCGAGCGCTTGACCACGCTCAACGCGCAACTGGCTCGGGGCGAAGACTATTGGGTTCGGCGATTGCCGACGCTCGATGCCGCTGCGATTCCGTATGTCGGCGGCGATATCCAAGCGAGCGAGATCCCGCTTTACGTCGACGTGCGACAAGTGATCCCGGCCGATTTCGTCGATCGCTACTTCGACGACGGCGCGGCCGATGCGCTCGTTTGCGCCTTGGCGGGCTATCTGGCGCGCGTCGGCGAAAAGAATGCCTTCGATCTCGGCTATGCCGATGCCGCGCTGCACGAAGCCGTGGGCGATCTCACCGGCTGGACAGCTACGCACGTTCCGCTCCGTTTCGAGATCGACCCTTCGCAAACGCTCGCCGCGACGCTCGCCGCCAACGCGCCCCACTTCGCCGCCGTCCGTAAACATCCGACCTATCTCCACGATCTGCTTGGCCGCAATCCGCCGCTCTACGACCGGCCGGAACTCGCCGCCGGCACGGCGCTGCCGATCGTGATCGATTGCCGCGACGACATCGCGACGTTTCGCCCGAGCGGTCGGGCAGCGCTCGTCGCCGTCGTGTCGATTCGTCAACGGATGATCCGCTGGATGTACGATTCGGCCTTGGTCTCGTCGGCCGCCTTCTCGACGATGCGCCTTCAGTTCTCGCATTTTCTGGCAGGCCTGTCCGCCCTGCCGCAAGCGAAGCTCGCGGAAATCGAACTTCTTTCGACCTCCGAAAAGAAAATGATTTTGCACGGCTGGAACGCCACGGCCGTCGACTATCGCCGCGACGCCACGGTCGCAACGTTGTTCGCCGAGCAAGCCGCGCGCACTCCGGATGCCGTCGCCGTCGTCTTCGAGAATCGGAGCCTCACCTACGCTAAGTTGAACGAGCGCGCCGGCCGCTTGGCCGCGCATCTGCAAACACTCGGCGTCGGGCCCGATCGGCTCGTCGGCATCCATCTCGAACGCTCGGAGAAGCTCGTCGTCGCCGTGCTTGCCGTGCTCAAAGCCGGCGGCGCCTATCTCCCGCTCGATCCGAATTATCCCGACGATCGCCTCGCCTTCATGATCGACGATGCCGCCGCGCCGGTCATCATCACCGAGCGTGAAACGATCGACCGGCTCCCGAGCCATCGGGCTGCCGTCGTCGATATCGATGCCGATTGGTCCGCGATCGCCGAACTCGCTCCGAGCGACGCCGCGAACAACGCCCGGCCCGAGAACCTCGCCTACGTCATCTACACCTCGGGCTCCACCGGCAAGCCGAAGGGAGTGATGATCGAGCATCGGAACGTCGTCAACTTCTTCGTCGGCATGGACGGCCGACTCGAACACGACCCGGCCGGCACTTGGCTCGCCGTGACGAGCCTCTCGTTCGACATTCACGTCCTCGAACTACTCTGGACCCTCACACGCGGCTTCCAGGTGATCATGCATCGCGACCGCGAACGAACCCTGGCGCCGGCCATCGCCACGACCTCCGACGCACACTCCGCGCGGAAGATGGATTTCAGCCTGTTCTATTTTTCCGCCGACAGCGAAGAACACTCCGCAGATAAATATCGCTTGCTGCTCGAAGGAGCGAAGTGGGGCGACGCGCACGACTTCTGCGCCGTCTGGACTCCGGAACGCCACTTTCATAGCTTCGGTGGGCTTTATCCGAATCCCGCGGTCACGGGAGCCGCCGTCGCGGCGATTACGAAAAACGTTCAGATTCGCGCCGGCAGCATCGTGCTTCCGCTGCATCATCCGCTGCGGGTCGCCGAAGAATGGCAAGTCGTCGACAATCTGTCGAACGGTCGGGCCGCGATTTCGGTCGCCGCCGGCTGGCAGCCGAACGATTTCGTGCTGATGCCGCAAAACTATCGCGACGCCAAGAGTGCGATGTTCCGCGACTTGGAAATCGTGAAGCGCTTGTGGCGCGGCGAAGCGGTCGAGTTTCCCGGCGCTACCGGTGCGCCGATCTCAGTGCGTACGCTACCGCGACCGATTCAAAAAGAGATTCCGGTTTGGGTCACGACCGCCGGCAACATCGAAACCTACCGCATGGCCGGAGCCGTCGGCGCGAATGTGCTCACGCACCTCCTCGGCCAAACGATCGAAGAGCTCGCTCCGAAGATCGCGGCCTATCGGGCCGAGCGCGCCGCGCACGGCTTCGATCCCGAAGCCGGCGTCGTGTCGTTGATGTTGCATACGTTCGTCGGTGAAGACGAGTCTGAGGTGCGCAATCTCGTGCGCGGCCCGTTGAAGGCCTATCTCGGCACCTCGCTCAATTTACTCAAGCAATACGCCTGGGCCTTCCCGGCGTTCACGCGCCGCAAAGAAATGGCCGGCGACCAAGGTACCGACTTCGACTCGCTGACGCCCGACGAACAAGACGCTCTCTTGGAGTTCGCCTTCGAGCGCTACTATGAAACCAGCGGCCTCTTCGGCAACTCGGCCCGCTGCCTGGCGATGGTCGATCGCTTAAAAGCGATCGGCGTCGGCGAGATCGCTTGCTTGATCGATTTCGGGATCCCGACCGAAACGGTGCTCGCGCATCTGCCGCAGTTGAACGACGTACGCTTGGGCTCGAATACCGCAGCGAGCTCGACGGCCGAATTCGAACATCACGACATCGCCTTCGCTCCCGACTCCGGCGATTACTCGCTCGCGGCCTTGCTCGAGCGACATCACGTCACGCACTTTCAATGCACCCCGTCGCTCGCGCGGATGCTCCTTTCCGACGACGCCGGCCGTGCGGCGGTGGGCGGCTTGAAAAACTTCCTCATCGGCGGCGAGGCGTTGCCGGTCGATCTGGCCGCCGACCTCGAGCGCCTCGTCGGCGGCACGGTCATCAATATGTACGGCCCGACGGAAACCACCGTCTGGTCGACCACGCAAGTCGTCGGTGGGGCACCCGGCCCGATCCCGATCGGCCGACCGATTGCGAACACGCAGCTCTACATTCTCGACGCCGCACGGGCACCCGTGCCGGTCGGCGTGGCGGGCGAGCTTTACATCGGCGGCGACAGCGTGACGCGCGGCTACTTGAACCGCGCCGAGCTCACGGCCGAGCGCTTCGTGCCCGACCCGTTTGCCGCGCGCTCCGCAGCGCGCATGTATCGCACCGGCGACTTAGTTCGTTATCGAGCCGACGGCGTGGTCGAGTTCCTCGGCCGGACCGATCATCAAGTCAAAATCCGCGGCCATCGGATCGAGCTGGGTGAGATCGAAGCCCGTCTCACGGCGCATGCCGGCGTGCGGCAATGCGTCGTCGTGCCGCGCGAGATCGCCGCGGGCGATGTGCGACTCGTCGCGTACTACGTGGCCGATGCCGCCACGGTCGGCACCACGATCGACGATGCCGAGCTGCGCAAGCATGTCCGCGATCAACTCCCCGACTACATGACCCCGTCGCACTTCGTCGCCTTAGTGGCTCTGCCGCTCACGCCGAACGGCAAAATCGATCGTAAGGCTCTACCGGCCGTCGAAGTTGCGCCCGCAACGGTCGCCGCGGCTTCGTTCGTCGCTCCGGAAAGCGAACTCGAAGTGCAGATCGCCGCGCTGTGGCAAGACTTGCTCGGCCGCGAACAGGTCGGACTCGACGACAACTTTTTCGATATCGGCGGCCACTCGCTGCTCGTCGTCCGGATGCATCGCCGGCTCGCCCAAGCGATCACCGTTCCCGTCGCACTCACCGATCTGTTCCGCTTTCCGACGATCCGAACCCTGACGGCGCATCTCACCGGCCCGAGCAGTTCGGCCGACGCAGCAGCGGAAACGGCCGATCGTGCGAAGCAGCGCCGCGATTCGCTCGACCGCCGACGCCGCACCGCGACCCGTCGCTAA
- a CDS encoding SDR family NAD(P)-dependent oxidoreductase yields MTLAADFQPGPNDIAVIGLGLHVPGADSSARFWQNLHDGVESVRRFTDAELTAAGVAQELLDDPNYVKAGAVLDGVELFDAEFFGLSAKEAAIMDPQHRHFLECAWEALENGARTPDKFDGRIGVFAGCGMGSYFQQNILTNPELVDSVGMFLLRHTGNDKDFLATRVSYCFDLKGPSVSVQTACSTSLVAIHTACQSLLAGECDMALAGGSTIELPHRQGYLYKKNEILSPDGHCRAFDHRSQGTIFGSGAGVIALRRLEDALRDGDRVLAIVKGSAVNNDGAGKVGYFAPSVEGQSAAMAEAMAVADVPADSIGYVECHGTGTPIGDPIEIAALTHAYRQSTDRKGFCAIGSVKTNIGHLDTAAGVVGVSKVVLSLEHKQLPASLNFEAPNPAIDFESSPFQVNAKLRDWAAGPTPRRAAVNSLGVGGTNAHLILEEAPQRPESSNGEPTQLLTLSARNRAALDDAARRLAEHLRAHPEQKLADVAYTLFQGRKKFDVRRVVAASSHEEAATLLDANPAARVFTHKAADAKPSVVFMFPGGGAQYPRMGCELYDSEPVYRQWIDRGLAWLDGKLDIDLRALWFAQDERDAASKGLWERPSIQLPALYLCEYALAQLWISRGVKPAALLGHSLGENTAGAVAGVFSFEDGLGLVTLRGKLFERVTAGGMLSVPLAAEVLLPMLGDALDLATINGPELCTVSGTNGAIEAFAARLSDDGVEAKRIPIKIAAHSRLLEPILADFAAYLRSIPLRKPTLPIVSNRTGTWLTDAEAIDPLYWVGHLRHTIRFADNISTLLKTPGRVMLEVGPGKTLGSLARQHRELQQSQTIISSLKHAKETVNDAAFFLTALGRLWAVDVAIDEALLWPNQRRHRIELPSYPFQRSRYWIEPGKGSTAEQAGASLPERIADPNKWFYRPTWKQREVEEADETLAPTTWLVFVDEAGLGDRLVARLRSRGHEVVTVRPGDAFARHGADSYVLAPEHGRDGYDALVRALVAGGKVPSRIVHLWLTTKDESFRPGSSFFHRNQEHGFYSLLFLAQAIGAEALPGPLHISVVTSGMQQTRDEALPYPEKGTVLGPVGVIPRELTGTTCDTIDVALPQPRRFGGKRRATEQLETIVAQLFDELAQPPANRRTALRDDRRYELAYVKQSPAGAAPLGEAQAVVDRVRKNGVYLLTGGLGGIGLVVAEHLARTAKAKLVLVGRSTLPPAGEWDTWLRSHADDEAVSRKIQKVRELESLGAEVLLAEADVTDLEAMRGVVATAKKRFGGLHGVVHAAGTIRDDLIPFKTQSDAEEVFAPKVHGTLVLDQLLADERLDFFVLFSSTSTAICPAGQVDYVAANAFLNTYAQSRCRADRFVVALNWGIWNEVGMTAKPVADSTAPASDREEPVVHPLFDYRLGNLHDAEVALIGRHSVAAHWVYDEHRTAGGQAMLPGTGYLELARSALAEVGETGGFTLEDLFFLRPLALEDDGSREVGVVLARSAEGYDFRVQSRLPTVDRTGNWDLHAQGRLILSDAEAPANVDIDIAAIDLRCERLREANNHGELRTKQEDHLRFGPRWRVLQAIAYGDNEALAHLALPRKFLGDLEQYRLHPALLDLATGFAMSLIDGYENSRDLWVPVSYKQLQYFAPLEAEIVSWVRGHGVNKVDAPFATFDITVTDRSGRVLLEVAEFTLKRLASPEIFTADAIPTSAGFVGAALEATGTNDIEREPASRTELAFRRNLRNGIRSEEGAEAFAAVLRRSTSAVSIVSSLDLPALIRQADAIVETAKTDGSAKFARPQIEGELIEPRDDLERTLVGIWSELLGVESIGVRDSFFDLGGHSLIAVRLFAQIKKSFHVEFPISVLFGAPTIEACANLIRAEIGDAAGTNSPAQAKPERQTTRYTHLVAMHEGAGNSKRPLFIVAGMFGNILNLRHLAHLVGNDRPCYGLQARGLYGEHEPHETFEEMAVDYLRELRTVQPQGPYLLAGFSGGGITAYEMARQLKAAGEEVALLCMLDTPLPVSRELWVSEKIQMHLQRIAKEKHRYFWNFISDRCAWEYRKLMNRLFPKSAPTETTQYHSATIQQAFLKACDLYRTPDYHGKMLLLRPRQKPTHVFGPNRMINHDRRFIFPDNGWSQHGVEVELQEVPGDHDSMVLEPHVRTLATKLRKAIDRAEAAYSGRRRPVARPAASSDEAFLNAPRVAEPASSPDTVEVRH; encoded by the coding sequence ATGACCTTAGCAGCAGACTTTCAACCCGGTCCCAACGATATCGCGGTGATCGGTCTCGGGCTGCACGTGCCGGGTGCCGATTCGTCGGCCCGCTTCTGGCAGAACCTGCACGACGGCGTCGAATCGGTGCGGCGTTTCACGGATGCCGAGCTTACCGCCGCCGGTGTCGCACAGGAATTGCTCGACGATCCGAACTACGTGAAGGCCGGCGCCGTTCTCGACGGCGTCGAGTTGTTCGATGCCGAATTCTTCGGGCTCAGCGCCAAAGAAGCGGCGATCATGGACCCGCAACATCGCCACTTTCTGGAATGCGCTTGGGAAGCGCTCGAAAACGGGGCGCGCACGCCCGACAAGTTCGACGGCCGAATCGGTGTCTTCGCCGGTTGCGGAATGGGATCGTACTTCCAACAAAACATTCTCACGAATCCGGAACTCGTCGACTCGGTCGGCATGTTCCTGCTGCGTCATACGGGCAACGACAAGGATTTTCTGGCGACGCGCGTCTCCTATTGCTTCGATCTGAAAGGCCCGAGCGTCAGCGTGCAGACCGCTTGCTCGACATCGCTCGTCGCGATTCATACCGCCTGCCAAAGCCTGCTCGCGGGGGAATGCGATATGGCGCTCGCCGGCGGCTCGACGATCGAGCTGCCGCATCGCCAGGGTTATCTCTACAAGAAGAATGAAATCCTCTCGCCCGACGGGCATTGCCGCGCTTTCGATCATCGCTCGCAAGGGACGATCTTCGGCAGCGGAGCGGGCGTGATCGCGTTGCGTCGTTTGGAAGACGCTCTGCGTGACGGAGATCGCGTGTTGGCGATCGTCAAAGGCTCGGCCGTGAACAACGACGGCGCTGGAAAAGTCGGGTACTTCGCGCCGAGCGTGGAAGGGCAATCCGCGGCGATGGCCGAAGCGATGGCCGTGGCCGACGTGCCGGCCGATTCGATCGGCTACGTCGAATGCCACGGCACCGGCACGCCGATCGGCGACCCGATCGAAATCGCGGCATTGACGCATGCCTACCGACAATCGACCGACCGCAAAGGTTTCTGCGCGATCGGTTCCGTGAAGACGAACATCGGCCATCTCGACACGGCGGCCGGAGTCGTCGGCGTGTCGAAAGTCGTGCTGAGTTTGGAACACAAGCAACTTCCGGCCAGCCTGAACTTCGAGGCCCCGAACCCGGCGATCGATTTCGAGTCCTCGCCGTTTCAGGTGAACGCGAAGTTGCGCGATTGGGCCGCCGGCCCGACGCCGCGCCGCGCCGCGGTCAACTCGCTCGGCGTCGGCGGCACGAACGCGCATCTGATCCTCGAAGAAGCGCCGCAGCGGCCGGAGTCGTCCAATGGCGAACCGACTCAATTGCTCACGCTCTCGGCGCGCAACCGCGCAGCCCTCGACGATGCGGCTCGCCGCCTTGCCGAACACTTGCGAGCCCATCCCGAGCAGAAGCTCGCCGATGTCGCTTACACTTTGTTTCAAGGGCGCAAGAAGTTCGACGTCCGGCGCGTCGTCGCCGCGAGCTCGCATGAAGAAGCGGCTACGTTGCTCGACGCGAACCCCGCCGCGCGTGTGTTCACGCACAAAGCAGCCGATGCGAAACCATCGGTCGTGTTCATGTTTCCCGGCGGCGGCGCGCAGTATCCTCGGATGGGCTGCGAACTGTACGACTCCGAGCCGGTTTATCGACAATGGATCGATCGGGGCCTCGCTTGGCTCGACGGCAAACTCGACATCGATCTCCGCGCACTTTGGTTCGCCCAAGACGAACGCGACGCGGCCTCGAAGGGGCTCTGGGAGCGGCCTTCCATTCAGCTCCCTGCGCTCTATCTCTGCGAATACGCCCTCGCGCAGCTTTGGATCTCGCGCGGCGTCAAACCCGCCGCCTTGCTCGGCCATAGCCTCGGCGAGAACACGGCCGGCGCCGTGGCTGGGGTCTTCTCGTTCGAAGATGGGCTCGGCTTAGTCACCTTGCGCGGAAAACTGTTCGAGCGCGTCACAGCCGGCGGAATGCTCAGCGTTCCGCTCGCGGCGGAAGTGCTGCTGCCGATGTTGGGCGATGCGCTCGACCTCGCCACGATCAACGGTCCGGAACTTTGCACCGTCTCCGGCACGAACGGAGCGATCGAAGCGTTCGCCGCGCGGCTCAGCGACGACGGCGTCGAAGCCAAACGGATCCCGATCAAGATCGCGGCCCATTCGCGACTGCTCGAACCGATCTTAGCCGATTTCGCCGCGTATCTTCGGAGCATTCCGCTCCGCAAGCCGACGTTGCCGATCGTCTCGAACCGGACCGGCACGTGGCTCACCGACGCGGAAGCGATCGATCCGCTCTATTGGGTCGGTCATTTGCGCCACACTATCCGTTTCGCCGATAACATCTCGACGTTGCTCAAGACTCCGGGACGAGTGATGCTCGAAGTCGGGCCGGGCAAGACTCTCGGTTCGCTCGCGCGGCAACATCGCGAACTGCAACAGTCGCAAACGATCATTTCGTCGCTCAAGCATGCGAAGGAAACGGTCAACGATGCGGCGTTCTTTCTCACGGCGCTCGGCCGGCTGTGGGCCGTCGACGTGGCGATCGACGAAGCACTGCTGTGGCCGAACCAACGTCGGCATCGAATCGAACTTCCGAGCTATCCGTTTCAACGGAGCCGCTACTGGATCGAGCCGGGTAAGGGGAGCACTGCCGAGCAAGCCGGCGCTTCGCTGCCCGAGCGCATCGCCGATCCAAACAAATGGTTCTATCGTCCGACTTGGAAACAGCGCGAAGTCGAAGAAGCCGACGAAACGCTCGCGCCGACCACTTGGCTCGTCTTCGTCGACGAAGCAGGCCTCGGCGATCGGCTCGTCGCCCGACTTCGTTCGCGCGGCCATGAAGTCGTCACGGTTCGCCCCGGCGATGCCTTCGCGCGGCACGGCGCCGACAGTTACGTCCTCGCCCCGGAACATGGTCGCGACGGTTACGATGCCCTCGTGCGAGCGCTCGTCGCCGGCGGCAAGGTGCCGAGCCGCATCGTGCATCTGTGGCTGACGACGAAAGACGAATCGTTCCGGCCCGGCTCGAGTTTCTTTCATCGCAATCAAGAGCATGGGTTCTACAGCTTGCTCTTCTTGGCTCAGGCGATCGGCGCGGAAGCGCTGCCGGGCCCGCTGCACATTTCGGTCGTGACGAGCGGAATGCAGCAGACTCGCGACGAGGCCCTGCCGTATCCGGAAAAGGGAACGGTGCTTGGCCCGGTCGGCGTGATTCCGCGCGAGCTCACCGGCACGACTTGCGACACGATCGACGTAGCGCTGCCGCAGCCGCGCCGCTTCGGCGGCAAACGCCGCGCGACGGAGCAACTGGAAACCATCGTAGCGCAATTGTTCGACGAACTCGCGCAACCGCCGGCGAATCGGCGCACGGCGCTGCGCGACGATCGCCGCTACGAGCTCGCTTACGTGAAGCAATCGCCGGCCGGCGCCGCACCGCTCGGGGAAGCCCAAGCCGTCGTCGATCGGGTCCGCAAAAACGGCGTCTACCTGCTTACCGGAGGGCTCGGCGGGATCGGTCTCGTCGTGGCGGAGCATCTCGCGCGCACGGCGAAAGCGAAGCTCGTTCTCGTCGGACGTTCGACGCTGCCCCCCGCCGGCGAATGGGACACTTGGCTCCGCAGCCATGCCGACGACGAGGCCGTGAGCCGCAAGATTCAAAAGGTGCGCGAGCTGGAATCGCTCGGGGCCGAAGTGTTGCTGGCCGAAGCCGACGTGACCGATCTGGAAGCGATGCGCGGCGTCGTGGCGACGGCGAAAAAACGGTTCGGCGGATTGCACGGCGTCGTCCATGCGGCCGGCACCATTCGCGACGACCTAATTCCGTTCAAGACGCAAAGCGATGCCGAAGAGGTCTTCGCACCGAAGGTTCACGGCACGCTCGTACTCGATCAATTGCTTGCCGACGAGCGACTCGACTTCTTCGTGTTGTTCTCGTCGACGAGCACGGCGATCTGCCCGGCAGGACAAGTCGATTACGTCGCAGCGAACGCCTTCTTGAACACCTATGCGCAAAGCCGTTGCCGCGCCGATCGGTTCGTCGTCGCTTTGAATTGGGGAATCTGGAACGAAGTCGGCATGACGGCCAAACCCGTCGCCGACTCGACCGCGCCGGCGAGCGATCGCGAGGAGCCGGTCGTGCATCCGTTGTTCGACTATCGGCTCGGCAACTTGCACGACGCCGAAGTGGCGCTCATCGGACGTCATTCGGTCGCCGCGCATTGGGTCTACGACGAACATCGAACCGCCGGCGGACAAGCGATGTTGCCCGGCACCGGTTATTTGGAACTGGCCCGCAGCGCCTTGGCGGAAGTCGGCGAGACAGGCGGCTTCACGCTGGAAGACCTCTTCTTCCTTCGGCCGCTGGCACTGGAAGACGACGGCTCACGCGAGGTCGGCGTCGTGCTCGCGCGGAGTGCCGAAGGGTATGACTTCCGCGTGCAGAGTCGGCTTCCTACCGTCGACCGCACCGGCAATTGGGACCTGCACGCTCAAGGTCGGCTGATCTTGAGCGATGCCGAGGCACCGGCGAATGTCGACATCGACATCGCCGCGATCGACCTGCGTTGCGAGCGGCTGCGCGAAGCCAATAACCACGGCGAACTCCGCACCAAGCAAGAAGACCATCTCCGTTTCGGTCCTCGCTGGCGTGTGCTTCAAGCGATCGCCTACGGCGACAACGAAGCCTTAGCACATCTCGCCCTGCCGCGGAAGTTCCTCGGCGACTTGGAACAGTACCGACTCCATCCGGCGCTGCTGGACCTCGCCACCGGGTTCGCGATGAGCCTCATCGACGGCTACGAAAACTCGCGCGATCTTTGGGTGCCGGTGTCGTACAAACAACTTCAATACTTCGCTCCGCTCGAAGCCGAGATCGTCAGTTGGGTTCGCGGGCACGGCGTTAACAAAGTCGACGCTCCTTTCGCCACGTTCGACATCACGGTCACCGACCGCTCGGGCCGGGTCTTGCTCGAAGTCGCCGAGTTCACGCTCAAGCGTTTGGCGAGCCCGGAGATTTTCACTGCCGACGCCATCCCGACCTCGGCCGGCTTCGTCGGCGCGGCGCTCGAAGCGACCGGCACGAACGACATCGAGCGCGAGCCGGCGTCGCGAACCGAACTTGCGTTCCGTCGCAACTTGCGCAACGGCATTCGTAGCGAAGAAGGGGCCGAAGCGTTCGCCGCGGTGCTCCGCCGCTCGACGAGTGCCGTATCGATCGTCTCTTCGCTCGATCTTCCGGCACTCATTCGCCAGGCCGATGCAATCGTCGAGACGGCAAAGACCGACGGGTCGGCGAAGTTCGCCCGACCGCAGATCGAAGGGGAGCTTATCGAGCCGCGCGACGATCTCGAACGAACTCTGGTCGGTATCTGGAGCGAGTTGCTGGGGGTCGAGTCGATCGGCGTTCGCGATAGCTTCTTCGATCTCGGGGGGCATTCGTTGATCGCGGTTCGGCTGTTCGCGCAGATCAAAAAGTCGTTCCATGTCGAGTTCCCGATTTCGGTGTTGTTCGGCGCGCCGACGATCGAAGCCTGCGCCAACCTGATTCGCGCGGAGATCGGCGATGCCGCCGGAACGAACTCGCCGGCGCAAGCGAAGCCGGAGAGACAGACGACGCGCTACACGCATCTCGTGGCGATGCACGAAGGGGCCGGCAACTCGAAACGGCCGCTCTTCATCGTCGCGGGCATGTTCGGAAACATTCTGAATCTACGGCATTTGGCTCATCTCGTCGGGAACGATCGTCCTTGCTACGGCCTGCAAGCTCGCGGGCTCTACGGCGAGCACGAGCCGCACGAAACCTTCGAGGAGATGGCAGTCGACTATCTGCGCGAACTGCGCACGGTGCAGCCGCAAGGGCCTTACCTGCTCGCGGGCTTCTCGGGCGGCGGCATCACGGCTTACGAAATGGCACGGCAACTCAAAGCCGCCGGCGAAGAGGTAGCGCTGTTGTGCATGCTCGACACGCCGCTGCCGGTGAGTCGCGAATTGTGGGTCAGCGAAAAGATCCAAATGCATCTGCAACGGATCGCTAAGGAAAAGCATCGCTACTTCTGGAACTTCATCTCCGATCGCTGCGCTTGGGAATATCGCAAGCTGATGAACCGCTTGTTCCCGAAAAGCGCGCCGACCGAAACGACGCAGTATCACTCCGCCACGATCCAGCAAGCGTTCCTCAAAGCGTGCGACTTGTATCGGACGCCCGACTACCACGGAAAAATGTTGCTGCTT